The sequence below is a genomic window from Bactrocera neohumeralis isolate Rockhampton chromosome 4, APGP_CSIRO_Bneo_wtdbg2-racon-allhic-juicebox.fasta_v2, whole genome shotgun sequence.
TGTGCCTGGTCTCCCAGCAGTTTGCTTATTTCGCCCCTTAGTTCGCTCGTACTTTCCATTTGGGTTTCTTTCAGTTCCAACAACATTTCACCTTTGGCTATCTTACGAATACCCGTTACATTTTCGCCGAGTTTCTGcagattttcttcttttctcacCTTCATAAGGATGTCTCTATAGGACATATCTCCAGAGCGCGCTATGACTATAGCATCGGGCCGTGGGGGTGGCTTTCGGTCAATTTTTTTGTGGCTTTGTGGCTTGCGCTTGACGCTTACCCAGCCGTCATCTTTTTTCCCCTCTTTTTTGGATTTATCAGGGCTATTTCCCGATATCTCTTTGCTTCGCTCCGCGTGCTGGTTTTTCGGTGCCTCTTCATGCGCCGTTTTATTCCTTTTAGGCGGTGTTTTCCGTTTGGGCTGATTTTTCTCGCGCGGCCTCTTTGGTGTTGTTTCCGTGTTTGTGGTTCTGAGCTGTACCTTCCGTCTTActtctattatttttgtgtGCTCCTCCAGGGCTTTTGAATATAGCTTTGCTATAGAACTAAGGATGTCTCTCATATTGTTATTTATAGACCGCTGCGGCGGATGCATTGCTTCAGTCAGTCTTTTTATGGCACTTCCTAGTTCAGAGAAGTAGTCCCCGGGATGTTGTGCTACTTTGGCTTGAGGTGTACTATCTTCTAGCATCGGTGGTGAGGACCTCGCTCGCACCGGTTTACTGATTGTGGGCGTCTGATTTGGCGATCGGGCTATCCTCGATACACGTTTGAATGGATCTACTTCCGTATTTGGGGTCCTCACAGTCAGATCCGCCTCTGATCTCGAATTTTCAGCACGGCTACTCATTAAAATTCCGCCTTCATTGTATATGTTGTTTGTATTGTTTCTCGAATTGTTTTCCATTTACTTCTTTTATACAGCGCATCGTGTGTATGGGGGTGGGCCGAAATAGACTGGAACGGGTATACCCTCGGGGACAATgcccctaccccagttccctgaggccagTCCTTCGCTTTGCCGGTCCCGGAAAACACGTACGGACCGGCGCTCTCCCGGGGCAACATAGGCTACTACTCCTATGCCCAATGCACACTTCCTGACCAAGGACCGAAGTGGCTGTTTACTGACACACGCCGCAGCTGATACCTCGGCAGAGTCAAGCTCACATCACCCCCTCCCTTTCGTCAGCGGAGAAGTCGCTGGCGAAGAGTTCAAGGGACTCCCAGTATGCTGCGTCGTGTACCGGTCAGGTAGATTTAatcagccgcacctaacatggtgaacagacgctgaccaggaagccgcccattatggatccgtcgcgcctggatttt
It includes:
- the LOC126755805 gene encoding uncharacterized protein DDB_G0283697-like; translated protein: MENNSRNNTNNIYNEGGILMSSRAENSRSEADLTVRTPNTEVDPFKRVSRIARSPNQTPTISKPVRARSSPPMLEDSTPQAKVAQHPGDYFSELGSAIKRLTEAMHPPQRSINNNMRDILSSIAKLYSKALEEHTKIIEVRRKVQLRTTNTETTPKRPREKNQPKRKTPPKRNKTAHEEAPKNQHAERSKEISGNSPDKSKKEGKKDDGWVSVKRKPQSHKKIDRKPPPRPDAIVIARSGDMSYRDILMKVRKEENLQKLGENVTGIRKIAKGEMLLELKETQMESTSELRGEISKLLGDQAQIKALTHEVIVEIRDLDEITTKEDISEAIRKQVKKLNNFDDLPEEALELIVIESGNNNEVDDDDDDEGDDKNSSEDDNDHEYDYSDEETVYIF